The Pseudomonas fragi DNA window AAGGCCACTTCCTCGACGTGGTAGCCAAGGCCCTGGGCGTGAAAAAACTGCGTGTCGTCGAAACTGGCGGCAACTCGTTCGCGGCAGAACGCGAGCAGTGGGATGACGGTAACAACGTGGTGGCTCTGGAGCCTGGCGTCGTGATCGGTTACGACCGCAACACCTACACCAACACCCTGCTGCGCAAGGCTGGCGTTGAAGTCATCACCATCAGCGCCTCCGAACTGGGCCGCGGCCGTGGCGGCGGTCACTGCATGACCTGCCCGATCATCCGCGATCCAGTCGACTATTAATAAACCCATTTGATTGCTTGCCCTGGCCCCTAAAAGGGGCAGGGCAAGCCGGTTAACCCGAAACCAAGGAGATCACCATGGCTTTTAACATGAAAAACCGCAGCCTTCTGAGCCTGGTGCACCACACACCACGTGAGTTGCACTTCCTGCTCGATCTGTCCCGCGATCTCAAGCGCGCCAAGTACACCGGTACTGAAGAGCCGCACTTGAAAGGCAAAAACATTGCGCTGATTTTCGAAAAAACTTCGACCCGTACCCGTTGTGCATTCGAAGTGGCCGCCCACGACCAGGGTGCGCACGTCACCTATATCGACCCTGTGTCTTCGCAAATCGGCCACAAAGAAAGTATGAAAGACACCGCCCGCGTTCTGGGCCGCATGTTTGATGCCATCGAATACCGCGGCTTTGAACAAGCCGTTGTCGAAGAGCTGGCCAAGTACGCCGGTGTTCCGGTATTCAACGGCCTGACCGCTGAGTTCCACCCGACCCAAATGATCGCCGACGTGCTGACCATGCGCGAACACAGCGACAAGCCGCTGCACGACATCAGCTACGCCTACCTGGGCGATGCCCGCAACAACATGGGTAACTCGTTGCTGCTGATCGGCGCCAAACTGGGCATGGACGTGCGTATTGCCGCACCAAAAAGCCTGTGGCCAGAAGAGTCGTTCGTTAAGCAGTGCCAGGAATTCGCCAAGGAAAGCGGTGCCAAAATCACCCTGACCGAAGACCCTAAAGCTGCGGTCAAAGGGGTGGACTTTATCCACACCGACGTTTGGGTATCGATGGGCGAGCCGGTTGAAGCCTGGAACGACCGCATCAAGCTGCTGCTGCCATACCAGGTCAACAGCGACATGATCAAAGCGGCAGAAAACCCACGCGTGAAGTTCATGCACTGTCTGCCTGCGTTCCACAACTGTGAAACCAAAGTCGGCAAAGACGTGGCCGAGCACCATCCAAACCTGAAAAACGGCATCGAAGTGACCGAGGAAGTGTTCGAGTCCCCAGTCAACATCGCCTTTGAGCAAGCTGAAAACCGCATGCACACCATCAAGGCGATTCTGGTCGCGGCACTGGCTGATATCTAAGCCTGGCCACGGTAGTCATGTGAACCCATGACTACCGTGGGAGCGGGCTTGCTCGCGATGCAAACACCTCGATCCGTCTGATGCACCGAGGCGATGCCATCGCGGGCAAGCCCGCTCCCACCCACGCGGCTCCCACACTTTTAAAAGGACATCTTCTATGCGTATCGTCGTTGCACTGGGCGGTAACGCCCTCTTGCGTCGCGGCCAGCCCATGACCGCCGAGAACCAGCGCGAAAACATCCAGACCGCTACCGCCCAAATCGCCCGCATTGCCCACGGCAACGAACTGGTCGTGGCCCACGGTAATGGCCCGCAAGTCGGCCTGCTGTCCCTGCAAGCCGCCGCCTACACGGCCGTCGCCCCTTACCCGCTGGACGTGCTCGGTGCTGAAACCGAAGGCATGATCGGCTACATGATCGAACAGGAACTGGGCAACCTGCTGCCACAGGAAGCCGCGTTTGCCACCTTGCTGACCCAGGTTGAAGTCGACCCCAAGGACCCGGCTTTCCAGAAGCCGACCAAGCCGATCGGCCCGGTCTACACCGAAAGCGAAGCCAAGAGCCTGGCCGCCGAAAAAGGCTGGAGCATTGCTCCGGACGGCGACAAGTTCCGCCGCGTGGTGCCTAGCCCGAAACCCAAGCGCATCTTCGAAATTCGCCCGATCAAATGGCTGCTGGAAAAAGGCACCATCGTGATCTGCGCGGGCGGTGGCGGCATCCCCACCATGTACGGCGAAGACGGCAAGCTGCGCGGCATTGAAGCGGTGATCGACAAGGACCTGGCGTCCTCGCTGCTGGCCCAGCAGCTGGACAGCGACCTGCTGGTGATCGCCACTGACGTGAATGCGGCGTTTATCGACTGGGGCAAGCCAACCCAGAAAGGCATCTCCCACGCCCACCCCGACGAGCTGGAAAAACTCGGCTTTGCCTCGGGCTCGATGGGCCCTAAAGTTGAAGCTGCTTGCGAGTTTGCGCGTAAAACCGGCAAGACCGCAGTGATCGGCGCACTGGCGGATATCGAAGCAATCGTTCAAGGTAAGGCCGGTACTCGGGTCAGCACCGAAAAACCGGGTATCACCTACTTCTGAACCCCGGGGCAGGCCTCGGGGCCTGCCCTTTTCCCATTGCACCAAGGAGTACCCTATGGCCTCGTTCGAACCCGGTCACCTGCATATCCATCGCGAACCGCTGCAACCGAGCGACTTTGGGTATGACATCAAGATCGATTACCAGGTCGTTCAGGATCCCAAGGAAGGCAAGTCGATGCAGTTCGACATGCACGGTCAGATCAACCAGAAGGAGTTCAAGGAGTCCTTCACGCTGCCCAAGGACATGGCCTACAACTTTGCCCATGATGCATTCCAGATTGCCGTGAAACATGGCATTCCCAAAACCGCTGACATCCGCTCGATGCACGGTTACTACGACAAGATGTTCGCCGACGTAATGGCCCAGCTCAACCACAAGCCGGGCGACCCGATCAAGCTCGACCATCTGGACTGATTCAGCCACTGGCTGATGGCTGCACTTTTGTGGGAGCGGGCTTGCCCGCGATGCAAACACCTCGATTGATCTGATGCACCGGGGTGATGCCATCGCGAGCAAGCCCGCTCCCACGGAATTTCACCTATCCCCCCCACCAAGGCATACTGGCCATCCCTGCTGGCCATAAATGTTTGCCGTTCCCATGCGTATCCATGTCAGTTTTATCGACCGTGTTGGCATCACCCAGGAAGTCCTGGCATTGCTGGGCGGACGTAACCTCAATCTGGATGCGGTGGAAATGGTCCCGCCCAACGTCTATATCGACGCACCCACCCTCAGCCCGCAAGTACTCGACGAGCTGCGCGAGGCGCTGTTCGGCGTCCACGGCGTGCAAGCGGTAACGGTGGTCGACATCCTCCCCGGCCAGCGCCGCCACCTGCAGCTGGACGCCCTGCTCGCCGCCATGACCGACCCGGTACTGGCGCTCGACAGCGAGGGCCATGTGCTGCTGGCCAACCCGGCGCTGGTGGCGCTGTACGGCCACGAGCCGACCGGCGAAAGTATCGGCCAGTTGTTCAGCGACCCCGGCCTGCTCGACGTGCTGCTGGAAAACGGCTTTCGCCTGCCTCTGCGCGAAGTGACCCTCAACGGCCACCCGCTGATGCTCGATGCCACGCCGATCACCGATGCCGGCGCCCTGCTCACCCTGTACCAGCCAAGCCGCATCGGCGAGCGCCTGGCAGCGCTGCACCACGATCACGCAGAAGGCTTTGACGCCCTGCTGGGTGACTCCCCTGCCATTCGCACCCTAAAAGCCCGTGCGCAGCGCGTGGCGGCGCTTGATGCGCCCTTGCTGATCCAGGGCGAGACCGGCACCGGCAAAGAGTTGGTGGCCCGCGCCTGCCATGCCATCAGCGACCGCTTTGGCGCACCCTTCCTGGCCCTCAACTGCGCGGCACTCCCGGAAAACCTGGCCGAAAGCGAACTGTTCGGCTATGCCCCCGGCGCCTTTACCGGCGCGCAACGCGGCGGCAAGCCGGGGTTGATGGAACTGGCCAACAACGGCACGGTGTTTCTCGACGAAATCGCTGAGATGTCACCCTACCTGCAAGCCAAGCTGCTGCGCTTTCTCAATGACGGCAGCTTTCGCCGGGTGGGCGGCGAGCGTGAGGTCAAGGTCAATGTGCGCATCCTCAGCGCCACGCACCGCAATCTCGAAAAAATGGTCAACGAAGGCACCTTTCGCGAAGACCTGTTCTACCGCCTCAACGTGCTCAATATCGAAGTGCCGCCCTTGCGCGAGCGCGGCCAGGATATTTTGCTGCTGGCCCGCGCCTTTATGCAGCAGGCCTGCACCCAGATCCAGCGCCCGGCTTGCCGCCTGGCCCCAGGCACTTACCCGGCGCTGCTGGGCAACCGCTGGCCCGGCAACGTGCGCCAGTTGCAGAACGTGATCTTTCGCGCCGCCGCCATCTGCGAGGGTTCGCTGGTGGATATTGGCGACCTGGATATCGCCGGCACCTCGGTGGCCCGGCAAAACGACGGCGAGGTCGAGACCCTGGAACACGCCGTCGAAACCTTCGAAAAGGCCCTGCTGGAGAAGCTCTACGTCAGCTACCCCTCCACCCGCCAATTGGCCAGCCGCCTGCAGACTTCCCACACGGCCATCGCCCATCGCCTGCGCAAATACGGTATTCCGGGCAAAGCCTGACGGACACAAAACCTTGTAGCCGCTGCCGAAGGCTGAGTTCGAGCGCGAAGCGGTCGTAAAACCGGGATCTGCGGTGCATATGAAACACCGCGATTGCTGATTTTACGACTGCTGCGCAGCCGAACGCAGCCTTCGGCAGCTGCTACGGAATTTGTGCTCCCGTTCATTGGCAGCCGCAAACCTTGTATCGAATTCACTCCACCGGAACGAATTCGATACACACCCTCTCCAGCCATGCTGCGCAAGGCTTTGATCCTCTTGGATTTTTTCATGCCGCAAAGACTGTAGCGATTTCGCTACACAGCCCTTTGCCAGAGCGTTCCGAATACACCTTAAGCCATTGATAAATAAAGATATTTATAAACTGGCAACCATCTTGCAATGAACTCCGGCATAAGCTCGATCTGCACGAGCATTTACCTGTGACCACCAGACATGTCTGGCCCTGAGGAGTTTCCATGAGCGAATTGCGTTTTACTGAAGACCACGAATG harbors:
- a CDS encoding ornithine carbamoyltransferase — encoded protein: MAFNMKNRSLLSLVHHTPRELHFLLDLSRDLKRAKYTGTEEPHLKGKNIALIFEKTSTRTRCAFEVAAHDQGAHVTYIDPVSSQIGHKESMKDTARVLGRMFDAIEYRGFEQAVVEELAKYAGVPVFNGLTAEFHPTQMIADVLTMREHSDKPLHDISYAYLGDARNNMGNSLLLIGAKLGMDVRIAAPKSLWPEESFVKQCQEFAKESGAKITLTEDPKAAVKGVDFIHTDVWVSMGEPVEAWNDRIKLLLPYQVNSDMIKAAENPRVKFMHCLPAFHNCETKVGKDVAEHHPNLKNGIEVTEEVFESPVNIAFEQAENRMHTIKAILVAALADI
- the arcC gene encoding carbamate kinase, encoding MRIVVALGGNALLRRGQPMTAENQRENIQTATAQIARIAHGNELVVAHGNGPQVGLLSLQAAAYTAVAPYPLDVLGAETEGMIGYMIEQELGNLLPQEAAFATLLTQVEVDPKDPAFQKPTKPIGPVYTESEAKSLAAEKGWSIAPDGDKFRRVVPSPKPKRIFEIRPIKWLLEKGTIVICAGGGGIPTMYGEDGKLRGIEAVIDKDLASSLLAQQLDSDLLVIATDVNAAFIDWGKPTQKGISHAHPDELEKLGFASGSMGPKVEAACEFARKTGKTAVIGALADIEAIVQGKAGTRVSTEKPGITYF
- a CDS encoding DUF5064 family protein — encoded protein: MASFEPGHLHIHREPLQPSDFGYDIKIDYQVVQDPKEGKSMQFDMHGQINQKEFKESFTLPKDMAYNFAHDAFQIAVKHGIPKTADIRSMHGYYDKMFADVMAQLNHKPGDPIKLDHLD
- a CDS encoding sigma-54-dependent transcriptional regulator, translating into MRIHVSFIDRVGITQEVLALLGGRNLNLDAVEMVPPNVYIDAPTLSPQVLDELREALFGVHGVQAVTVVDILPGQRRHLQLDALLAAMTDPVLALDSEGHVLLANPALVALYGHEPTGESIGQLFSDPGLLDVLLENGFRLPLREVTLNGHPLMLDATPITDAGALLTLYQPSRIGERLAALHHDHAEGFDALLGDSPAIRTLKARAQRVAALDAPLLIQGETGTGKELVARACHAISDRFGAPFLALNCAALPENLAESELFGYAPGAFTGAQRGGKPGLMELANNGTVFLDEIAEMSPYLQAKLLRFLNDGSFRRVGGEREVKVNVRILSATHRNLEKMVNEGTFREDLFYRLNVLNIEVPPLRERGQDILLLARAFMQQACTQIQRPACRLAPGTYPALLGNRWPGNVRQLQNVIFRAAAICEGSLVDIGDLDIAGTSVARQNDGEVETLEHAVETFEKALLEKLYVSYPSTRQLASRLQTSHTAIAHRLRKYGIPGKA